Proteins co-encoded in one Cytophaga hutchinsonii ATCC 33406 genomic window:
- a CDS encoding CTP synthase, with protein MSATKYIFVTGGVTSSLGKGIVAASLAKLLQARGFSVTIQKFDPYLNIDPGTLNPYEHGECYVTDDGAETDLDLGHYERFLGTPTSQGNNITTGRIYNTVITKERQGAFLGKTVQVVPHITDEIKRNIQLLGESGKYDIVITEIGGCVGDIESLPFLEAVRQFRWEMGPTDTLVIHLTLVPYLNAAKELKTKPTQHSVKLLSETGIHPDILVCRTEHPLPAELRKKVALFCNVNINSVIESIDAETIYDVPLLMKKEKLDERVLSKLKLSSKNEPDLESWKVFLGKLKNPLSEVNIALVGKYVELPDAYKSISEAFIHAGAMNECKVKIRWISSEQLQKDNLQHHLGFADGILVAPGFGERGLEGKIAAVEFARENNIPFFGICLGMQCAVIEFARNVLGLKDANSTEMNKDTANPVINMMESQKNVTMKGGTMRLGAYPCELTKGSKAHAIYGKSKIMERHRHRYEFNNKYLKQYEKEGMLATGINPETKLVEIVELRDHPFFIGSQFHPELKSTVENPHPIFVKFVKAANDFAKGKK; from the coding sequence ATGTCTGCAACTAAATATATTTTCGTAACCGGCGGGGTTACATCATCACTCGGAAAAGGCATTGTAGCCGCTTCTCTCGCCAAACTTCTTCAAGCAAGAGGTTTTTCTGTCACCATCCAAAAATTTGATCCATACCTGAATATTGACCCGGGTACATTGAATCCATACGAACATGGCGAATGTTATGTAACAGACGATGGTGCGGAAACAGATTTAGATCTGGGACATTACGAACGTTTCTTAGGTACTCCTACTTCTCAGGGTAACAACATTACTACCGGAAGAATCTACAATACGGTTATTACGAAAGAGCGTCAGGGTGCTTTCTTAGGAAAAACGGTACAGGTTGTTCCGCACATTACTGATGAGATCAAGCGCAACATTCAGTTGCTGGGCGAATCCGGCAAGTACGATATCGTGATTACTGAAATTGGGGGTTGCGTTGGTGATATTGAATCGCTTCCGTTCTTAGAAGCTGTACGTCAGTTCCGCTGGGAAATGGGACCAACCGATACGTTGGTGATTCACTTAACATTGGTGCCGTATTTAAATGCAGCCAAAGAATTAAAAACAAAACCAACACAACACTCCGTTAAATTATTGTCTGAAACAGGTATCCATCCGGATATTCTTGTTTGCAGAACCGAGCATCCCCTACCGGCAGAGCTGCGTAAAAAAGTTGCCTTATTCTGTAACGTAAACATTAATTCTGTAATCGAATCAATCGATGCAGAAACGATCTATGATGTGCCGTTATTAATGAAAAAAGAAAAACTGGATGAACGTGTATTATCTAAGTTAAAACTTTCAAGCAAAAACGAACCGGATCTTGAGAGCTGGAAAGTGTTTTTGGGTAAACTGAAGAATCCATTGTCGGAAGTAAACATTGCCCTGGTTGGTAAATATGTTGAACTTCCGGATGCCTATAAATCTATTTCTGAAGCATTCATTCATGCAGGTGCAATGAACGAATGCAAAGTAAAGATTCGCTGGATCTCTTCTGAGCAATTGCAAAAAGATAACCTGCAGCATCACTTAGGCTTTGCAGACGGTATTTTAGTTGCACCTGGCTTTGGCGAACGTGGTCTGGAAGGTAAAATTGCAGCCGTAGAATTTGCCCGCGAAAACAATATTCCGTTTTTCGGAATCTGCCTGGGTATGCAATGTGCCGTAATTGAATTTGCACGTAACGTACTGGGTTTAAAAGATGCGAATTCTACAGAGATGAATAAAGACACAGCTAATCCGGTGATCAATATGATGGAATCTCAGAAGAACGTAACCATGAAAGGTGGAACCATGCGTTTAGGTGCATATCCTTGCGAACTTACAAAAGGTTCTAAAGCACATGCGATCTATGGTAAGTCTAAGATCATGGAACGTCACCGTCACCGCTATGAATTCAACAACAAATACCTGAAGCAATATGAAAAAGAAGGTATGCTTGCAACAGGTATCAATCCGGAGACAAAGCTCGTAGAGATTGTTGAATTAAGAGATCATCCGTTCTTTATCGGCAGCCAGTTCCATCCGGAATTAAAAAGTACGGTAGAAAACCCGCACCCGATCTTTGTTAAGTTTGTAAAAGCTGCAAATGATTTTGCGAAAGGAAAGAAATAA